One genomic window of Cercospora beticola chromosome 5, complete sequence includes the following:
- a CDS encoding uncharacterized protein (antiSMASH:Cluster_15~SMCOG1105:amidase): MLFSLAVIGLSLISRPVHSFEFKATGQTVHLDGIDYYLPAEPVTLIHAPNSIRAEAARSGGLTPLTVVTVNDTAFTSQSLHAAIANYGASDDVFTDGFLGNIYLQYVAPRPRGYSVPEYSNSTNATTHVFSSYVKNATIIPPGPYFLSSTGQVYQAWRLYSDFAGAFTESVIANRDGSFDVLPASLPGQSLAIAVPSRLYYTKSAEKPLAGVRLGIKDIYDIAGLRTGNGNRAWYHLYGPAIEHATPVKRLIDAGAVIVGKMITSQFANGEEATADWVDYHSPFNPRGDGYQDPSSSSSGLGAGAASYPWLDLTLGSDTGGSVRGPSQRQGLYGNRPSHDLVSLENTMPLAPELDTAGLLTTDPILWTEAAQALYLSNITISHSYPKQIKAYGFPQNVTSSGDDLLLDFLNKVSGFLGADVAEYNIEAPWNVTSDLDTTLSDLTYLTYGTLIAKRQASLIRDPFFADYAAAHDGRRPFIDPAPLVRWTWGDSLLETAVEEANANRTLFADWFSDHVLVPNKQTCSDSLLLYVGSQATVNYRNEYQDPPTVPLGGNIISRASPFWGGPDFVVPIGSAKYYSNITQHEEVLPVTVDIMAAKGCDGMIYGLVQDLVKEGILKPSVAGYSSTEGGEVLLRRSGSW; encoded by the exons ATGCTCTTCTCGCTAGCGGTGATCGGTCTCTCGCTGATATCACGACCGGTTCACTCTTTTGAATTCAAGGCCACGGGTCAGACTGTTCACCTAGATGGCATCGATTATTACCTACCTGCCGAGCCAGTGACTTTGATTCACGCACCCAACTCTATTCGCGCCGAAGCAGCGAGATCCGGAGGTCTTACACCTCTGACCGTGGTCACTGTCAACGACACAGCTTTCACCAGTCAAAGCTTGCATGCGGCTATAGCGAATTACGGGGCCTCAGACGACGTTTTCACAGATGGCTTCCTCGGCAATATCTACCTACAATACGTTGCCCCCCGACCGCGAGGGTACAGCGTTCCCGAATACAGCAATTCCACGAACGCAACCACCCATGTTTTCAGCAGCTACGTGAAGAACGCCACAATCATACCTCCCGGGCCctactttctctcttccaCAGGTCAAGTCTACCAAGCCTGGAGACTGTACAGCGACTTCGCTGGTGCCTTCACCGAGTCAGTCATTGCCAACCGAGACGGCTCTTTCGATGTCCTGCCAGCTAGCCTGCCTGGACAGTCCTTGGCTATAGCCGTTCCTTCCAGACTTTACTACACCAAATCTGCCGAAAAACCTCTCGCAGGTGTACGTCTTGGCATCAAGGACATTTACGATATTGCAGGGCTGCGAACTGGAAATGGCAATCGTGCCTGGTACCATCTCTATGGCCCGGCTATTGAGCATGCTACGCCCGTGAAACGACTTATCGACGCCGGTGCTGTCATTGTGGGCAAAATGATTACTTCTCAATTTGCGAATGGAGAAGAGGCAACAGCT GACTGGGTCGACTATCATAGTCCTTTCAACCCTCGAGGTGATGGGTATCAAGatccttcgtcttcctcttccggcCTTGGAGCTGGTGCTGCATCTTATCCTTGGCTGGATCTCACTCTCGGTAGCGACACAGGCGGATCTGTTCGTGGCCCATCTCAGAGACAGGGTCTGTACGGCAATCGACCATCACACGATCTTGTCTCGCTGGAGAACACGATGCCTCTAGCGCCCGAACTAGATACCGCTGGTCTTCTAACAACAGATCCCATCCTATGGACCGAAGCAGCTCAAGCTCTGTATTTGTCAAACATCACCATCTCGCACTCTTATCCAAAACAGATCAAAGCATACGGATTTCCGCAGAACGTAACTTCCAGCGGCGATGATCTACTTTTGGACTTTCTGAACAAAGTCAGCGGCTTCCTCGGCGCTGATGTTGCAGAATACAACATTGAAGCTCCATGGAATGTCACAAGCGACCTCGATACTACTCTATCAGACCTGACATATCTCACCTACGGCACCCTCATCGCCAAACGCCAAGCCTCTCTCATCCGCGATCCATTCTTCGCAGACTACGCTGCCGCTCACGACGGCCGTCGTCCGTTCATCGACCCCGCACCTTTGGTCCGATGGACCTGGGGCGACTCCTTGCTCGAGACCGCCGTTGAGGAAGCCAATGCCAACCGCACTCTCTTTGCAGATTGGTTCTCAGACCACGTCCTCGTGCCAAACAAACAGACCTGCAGTGactctcttctactttacGTCGGTTCTCAAGCCACTGTCAACTACAGGAATGAATATCAAGATCCGCCGACTGTGCCATTGGGCGGGAACATTATCAGTCGCGCGTCGCCGTTCTGGGGAGGGCCGGATTTCGTGGTGCCTATAGGCTCAGCGAAGTACTACAGTAAT
- a CDS encoding uncharacterized protein (antiSMASH:Cluster_15): MKQLSRALVNNARHTTRSFATSRSRYTNAYPALSTKAHASISDILAQNVAAGNHRVTAVQCTILDSPVLDTSLGSARHSQTDLEDTRLGNTKIKLATSGIPERLVKVQAMVEMVVKAKEIGVSEEITSMDI; the protein is encoded by the coding sequence ATGAAGCAGCTCAGCAGAGCACTTGTCAACAACGCCAGACACACCACTCGTTCATTCGCGACAAGCAGGTCACGCTACACTAATGCCTATCCCGCATTATCGACAAAAGCCCACGCAAGCATTTCCGACATTCTCGCACAGAATGTGGCGGCTGGGAACCATCGAGTCACCGCTGTGCAATGCACAATACTGGACAGTCCCGTCCTGGATACGAGCCTAGGATCCGCCAGACATTCTCAAACAGATCTCGAGGATACTAGGCTAGGCAATACCAAGATCAAACTTGCAACATCAGGCATTCCTGAGAGGCTGGTGAAGGTCCAGGCGATGGTGGAGATGGTTGTCAAAGCAAAAGAAATCGGCGTCTCTGAGGAGATCACTTCGATGGACATTTGA